The Nitrosomonas sp. sh817 genome includes a window with the following:
- the folK gene encoding 2-amino-4-hydroxy-6-hydroxymethyldihydropteridine diphosphokinase: MENKSAQAFIALGSNLENPVVQLQHAFGELEQLPETRLLSRSSLYRSAPVGRLDQPDFINAVACIETRLAPLALLQALLAIEQRQGRIRESLNAPRTLDLDILLYDDLQYRDSDLIIPHPRMTQRAFVLQPLFEIAPDCRIPGYDRIQQLLSLCQDQKLERIAS; encoded by the coding sequence ATGGAAAATAAATCCGCCCAAGCGTTTATCGCGTTAGGCAGCAATCTGGAAAATCCTGTTGTGCAATTACAGCATGCTTTCGGCGAACTGGAGCAACTTCCGGAAACCCGCTTGCTAAGCCGCTCGTCACTGTATCGAAGCGCGCCGGTCGGGCGGCTGGATCAGCCGGATTTCATTAACGCCGTTGCCTGCATCGAAACCCGCCTTGCGCCGCTGGCGTTGCTGCAAGCCTTACTGGCCATCGAACAGCGCCAGGGACGCATCCGCGAATCGCTCAACGCGCCACGTACCCTCGATCTCGACATTTTGTTGTACGATGACCTGCAATACCGCGACAGCGACCTGATCATCCCGCATCCGCGCATGACGCAACGCGCCTTTGTGTTGCAACCGCTGTTTGAAATCGCGCCGGATTGCCGGATCCCCGGTTACGATCGCATCCAGCAACTGTTATCGTTGTGCCAAGATCAAAAACTCGAACGTATCGCATCATGA
- a CDS encoding mechanosensitive ion channel domain-containing protein encodes MLLYLWPGDAYSKSQSSAFKAIEAARAATVRGKMDETQRQAAMDHLDAAQADEREAGILQESLVKLRAETADQPTRMERLNKDLAVNRERELLEWSRRIPADADGETLEQLLEQERTIIADLRGQISAVGADLALALSRPAQTADEITALHRRIDELSVPFVAQKDEPAVLFEARRLRRSGEQHRLQAALELRLAEQDTAIQRQRLYELSLREFRNRLKLHENRVEHLQQRIADRGRRELESLVEQLIKREQELADGAAILATAAAANRLTGEQLIQQNEHLARDRIALAKMEQAREHIAVILRDSRTRLDVGGASERVGRWLWSERRRLESHAGLLQRLKLIRNDLADLRLERVLLSEQQRELLDIGIAAQMLIQAYVEAGNEERRDVAAQDQLFPLLHKRAELLILMEPLLQRRIATLEKSEQTLQEQLQVTQELQQMLDRHLLWIPSHSIINRDWFQRLPEGLYDLVKPSRFITSINLSLRDFRQQPLPWAGSLLLVLILLELRRRAPARIEALALNAYQVRNDSYQNTLKTFGWTLLAALPGPVALALSGQLLQDIGNPGRFSHSLGQACMLLVLPLLAVQLLRWVSMERGLGHAHFRWTRQRRTALHHWLPGVAVTVIPLYFISSLAFIRRVDLAIDVQARVAIILSCLVLAWALWRLLDAGRVWVVRGVISEPSALRKLLRLLLPAVLLVTAVLALAGYVYSAGMILQSLLTSFNIIVVVAVVMGLLARWFLLGERRLALHRLEERRAAAQAAQESAEVTPEPEENITLEQVNTQTRRLLRVLRYSLLTLGLIWVWVAILPAIGRLDEIALWHFSDTGADGTPVQQPVTLMAVLLGIIALALTTVGARNLPGLIEISLLSHIRIDAASRYAITSVLRYAIVIGGTLAGLNFLGMRWSQLQWMAAALTVGLGFGLQEIFANFVSGIILLFERPFRVGDIITVGDLSGRVTRIRTRATTVLDFDNKEIVIPNKTFITGQLINWTLTDTITRVVIRVGVAYNTDTDKVRALLLQAAKEDQRVLAEPEPVCWFLTFGASSLDFELRVYVNTISHRLEVQDFLNNRIKTLFAEHHIEIAFPQLDLHVRDLPAAINGAAKTEKV; translated from the coding sequence GTGCTATTGTACTTATGGCCCGGTGACGCTTACTCAAAAAGCCAGTCGTCCGCATTTAAAGCCATTGAGGCGGCGCGCGCCGCTACCGTGCGTGGCAAAATGGATGAAACGCAGCGGCAGGCTGCGATGGATCATCTGGATGCCGCGCAAGCGGACGAACGCGAAGCCGGGATATTGCAGGAAAGTTTAGTCAAGTTGCGCGCCGAGACGGCGGATCAGCCGACGCGGATGGAGCGTCTGAATAAAGATCTGGCGGTCAATCGTGAACGGGAGCTACTGGAATGGTCCCGGCGTATTCCGGCCGATGCCGATGGAGAAACCCTTGAACAACTGCTGGAACAGGAGCGCACCATCATCGCTGATCTGCGCGGCCAGATCAGCGCAGTCGGCGCGGACCTGGCGCTGGCGTTATCGCGTCCGGCGCAAACGGCGGATGAAATTACCGCGCTGCACCGCCGTATTGATGAATTGTCCGTTCCCTTCGTAGCTCAGAAAGACGAGCCTGCCGTCTTGTTCGAAGCCCGCCGGTTGCGCCGCAGCGGTGAGCAGCACCGGCTGCAGGCTGCACTGGAATTGCGTCTGGCTGAGCAGGATACCGCTATTCAGCGGCAGCGTTTGTATGAATTATCCTTGCGAGAATTTCGTAATCGTTTGAAGTTGCATGAAAATAGAGTGGAGCATTTACAGCAGCGTATTGCCGATCGCGGCCGGCGTGAGTTGGAATCGCTGGTTGAGCAATTGATCAAACGTGAACAGGAACTGGCGGACGGTGCCGCGATCCTGGCAACAGCGGCAGCAGCTAATCGTCTCACCGGCGAGCAATTGATACAGCAAAATGAGCATCTGGCGCGAGATCGCATTGCACTGGCCAAAATGGAGCAAGCGCGCGAGCATATTGCAGTCATATTGCGCGATAGCCGGACCCGGCTCGATGTGGGCGGAGCCAGTGAACGCGTCGGTCGCTGGTTGTGGAGCGAGCGGCGCCGGCTGGAGTCTCATGCCGGTCTTTTGCAGCGCCTGAAACTGATCCGCAATGACCTGGCCGATCTACGCTTGGAACGGGTGCTGTTGAGCGAGCAGCAGCGGGAGTTGCTGGATATCGGTATTGCTGCTCAGATGCTGATTCAAGCGTATGTGGAGGCAGGCAATGAGGAACGCAGGGATGTCGCTGCGCAAGATCAGTTGTTTCCGCTGCTGCATAAGCGCGCCGAGTTGCTGATTTTGATGGAGCCGTTGCTGCAGCGGCGGATCGCGACGCTGGAAAAAAGCGAACAAACGCTGCAAGAACAATTACAAGTGACACAGGAATTGCAGCAGATGCTGGATCGTCATTTGTTATGGATTCCCAGCCACAGCATTATCAATCGCGACTGGTTTCAGCGGTTGCCGGAAGGATTGTACGATTTGGTCAAACCGTCGCGTTTCATAACTTCGATCAATCTGAGCCTGCGCGATTTCCGCCAGCAGCCCTTGCCTTGGGCGGGCAGTTTGCTGCTGGTGCTGATTTTGCTGGAATTGCGGCGCCGCGCTCCGGCGCGTATTGAAGCTTTGGCATTGAACGCCTATCAGGTCCGCAATGACAGTTATCAAAACACGCTCAAGACATTCGGCTGGACTTTGTTAGCCGCTTTGCCGGGGCCGGTTGCGTTGGCGCTGTCAGGTCAATTGCTGCAGGATATCGGCAATCCCGGGCGATTCAGTCATTCGCTGGGCCAAGCTTGCATGCTGCTGGTGCTGCCGCTGCTGGCCGTGCAACTGCTGCGCTGGGTCAGCATGGAGCGCGGTCTTGGTCATGCTCATTTCCGCTGGACACGGCAGCGCCGCACGGCATTGCATCACTGGCTGCCGGGAGTCGCCGTCACAGTGATTCCGCTTTACTTCATCAGTTCACTGGCATTCATCCGCAGAGTTGACCTGGCGATCGACGTGCAGGCGCGCGTGGCGATTATCCTGAGCTGCCTGGTTCTTGCCTGGGCGTTGTGGCGTTTGCTGGATGCCGGGCGTGTGTGGGTCGTCAGAGGCGTGATCAGCGAGCCGTCGGCGCTGCGCAAACTGTTGCGTCTGCTGTTGCCCGCGGTGTTGCTGGTGACAGCCGTATTGGCCTTGGCCGGATATGTCTATTCCGCCGGCATGATACTGCAATCGCTGCTGACCAGTTTTAACATCATTGTCGTGGTTGCCGTTGTGATGGGATTGCTGGCGCGCTGGTTTCTGCTTGGCGAACGGCGCTTGGCGCTGCACCGGCTGGAAGAGCGCCGCGCGGCGGCGCAGGCTGCGCAAGAATCGGCTGAAGTCACACCGGAACCGGAAGAAAACATAACGCTGGAGCAAGTGAATACACAGACGCGGCGGTTATTGCGGGTGCTGCGTTACAGTTTGCTGACGCTCGGTCTGATCTGGGTCTGGGTTGCCATATTGCCGGCAATTGGGCGTTTGGATGAAATTGCTCTGTGGCATTTCAGTGACACTGGAGCCGATGGCACGCCGGTTCAGCAGCCGGTTACCCTGATGGCGGTTTTACTGGGAATCATCGCTTTGGCCTTGACCACGGTTGGCGCCAGAAATCTGCCGGGATTGATCGAAATCAGTCTGTTGTCCCATATCCGCATCGATGCGGCTTCGCGCTATGCAATTACCAGCGTGCTGCGCTACGCGATCGTGATTGGCGGCACCTTGGCGGGGTTGAATTTTCTCGGCATGCGCTGGTCGCAGCTGCAATGGATGGCCGCGGCTTTGACGGTCGGGCTCGGCTTCGGTTTGCAGGAGATCTTCGCCAACTTTGTATCCGGTATCATTCTGTTGTTTGAACGGCCGTTCCGGGTGGGCGATATCATCACGGTGGGCGATCTTTCCGGCCGGGTTACCCGTATTCGCACCCGCGCGACCACGGTTCTTGATTTCGATAACAAGGAAATCGTCATTCCGAACAAGACATTCATCACCGGCCAGCTCATCAACTGGACGTTGACCGATACGATTACCCGCGTCGTCATCCGCGTCGGAGTTGCCTACAATACCGACACCGACAAAGTACGTGCGTTGCTATTGCAGGCGGCCAAAGAGGATCAGCGGGTGCTGGCAGAACCGGAGCCGGTGTGCTGGTTCCTGACTTTCGGTGCCAGTTCCCTCGATTTTGAACTGCGCGTGTACGTCAATACCATCAGCCATCGGCTGGAAGTTCAGGATTTCCTCAACAACCGGATTAAAACGCTGTTTGCCGAACACCATATCGAGATTGCCTTTCCGCAGCTTGATTTGCATGTCCGTGATTTGCCCGCGGCAATTAATGGCGCGGCGAAAACAGAAAAAGTCTGA
- the pcnB gene encoding polynucleotide adenylyltransferase PcnB, protein MIRKLLDKVFGRNSSASEPAVKLTVIPGKRHGVRRNQINPCALKITQQLQSAGFAAYIVGGAVRDLLLGLIPKDYDVATNATPEEVHKLFRRSRIIGRRFRLVHVMCGAETVEVSTFRGPSSDDDEDSIAVPLTDQHGRLLRDNVFGTQEEDALRRDFTINALYFDPVKEEILDYLNGFKDINAKEMRIIGAPEQRYREDPVRLLRAVRLAAKLGLQIENETAKPIGDLAPLLQNVPPSRLFDEMLKLLLSGHALSCLVELRARGLHHGLLPMLDIILEQPLGERFITIALKNTDDRIRQDKPVSPGFLFAILLWHEVLSGWNSRLSAGEKPMPALFTAMDQVLAEQHKKLAIPRRFDAVMQEIWSMQPRFEARTGRKPFRLLTHPRFRAAYDFLQLRCESGELAMEVGLWWKNFIAGDPGEREKMLTAPSPGKKKRRRRRKKTASAAAETTNQETG, encoded by the coding sequence ATGATCCGTAAATTACTCGACAAAGTATTCGGGCGGAATTCATCCGCTTCCGAACCGGCCGTCAAGCTGACGGTGATACCTGGCAAACGGCATGGCGTGCGGCGCAACCAAATCAACCCTTGCGCTTTAAAAATTACGCAGCAACTGCAAAGCGCGGGGTTTGCGGCGTACATCGTCGGCGGCGCGGTACGTGATCTGTTGCTGGGGCTGATTCCAAAAGATTACGATGTGGCCACCAACGCCACTCCCGAGGAAGTGCACAAATTGTTCCGACGCTCGCGCATCATCGGGCGGCGTTTCCGTCTGGTGCATGTCATGTGTGGCGCGGAAACCGTGGAGGTATCGACTTTCCGCGGACCTTCCTCGGACGATGATGAGGATTCGATTGCCGTTCCGCTAACCGATCAACACGGGCGGCTGTTGCGCGACAACGTATTCGGCACACAGGAAGAAGACGCGCTACGCCGCGACTTCACCATCAACGCGCTGTACTTCGATCCGGTTAAGGAAGAAATTCTCGATTATCTGAACGGCTTTAAAGATATCAACGCTAAAGAAATGCGCATCATCGGCGCACCGGAGCAGCGTTACCGCGAAGATCCGGTGCGCTTGTTACGCGCGGTGCGGTTGGCGGCAAAGCTCGGTTTGCAAATCGAGAATGAAACCGCAAAACCGATCGGCGATCTCGCGCCGTTATTGCAGAACGTGCCGCCATCGCGGTTATTCGATGAAATGCTGAAACTGCTGTTGTCCGGCCACGCGCTCTCCTGCCTGGTGGAACTGCGCGCGCGCGGCTTGCACCACGGTTTGCTGCCGATGCTCGATATCATTCTGGAGCAACCCTTAGGCGAACGCTTCATCACCATCGCGCTTAAAAACACCGATGACCGGATACGGCAGGACAAGCCGGTTTCACCGGGCTTCCTGTTTGCCATTTTATTGTGGCACGAAGTGCTGTCCGGCTGGAATTCACGGCTGTCCGCCGGTGAAAAACCGATGCCGGCGTTATTCACCGCAATGGATCAAGTTCTCGCGGAACAACATAAAAAACTCGCGATTCCTCGCCGCTTCGATGCCGTGATGCAAGAAATCTGGTCGATGCAGCCGCGTTTCGAAGCGCGCACCGGCCGCAAGCCTTTCCGCCTGCTTACGCATCCCCGCTTCCGCGCGGCTTACGATTTCCTGCAGTTGCGTTGCGAAAGCGGCGAATTGGCTATGGAAGTCGGCCTCTGGTGGAAAAATTTCATCGCCGGAGATCCCGGCGAGCGCGAAAAAATGCTGACCGCACCTTCGCCCGGTAAGAAAAAAAGACGGCGGCGGCGCAAAAAAACCGCATCAGCTGCTGCCGAAACCACAAATCAAGAAACCGGCTGA
- the panB gene encoding 3-methyl-2-oxobutanoate hydroxymethyltransferase: MKTSLNVLQTMTENHQKIAVLTCYDATFAAVLDNAGVDVLLVGDSLGNVLHGSDTTLAVTLGDMIYHTRCVARGASNAFIIADMPFGSYQKSPEQAFENAAALIAAGAQMVKIEGGQLMAATVSFLTQRGIPVCAHIGLTPQSVHQLGGYKLQGNTDKAAKQLLDDAKALEKSGAGVIVLELIPAKLAKKITQALTIPTIGIGAGPDCAGQVLVLHDMLGISQGKKPRFVKDFMVNSNSIQEAITQYVTAVKTGQFPGKEHQF; the protein is encoded by the coding sequence ATGAAAACGTCCTTGAACGTCTTGCAAACAATGACGGAAAATCATCAAAAAATCGCCGTGCTGACCTGCTACGACGCCACCTTCGCAGCAGTGCTCGACAATGCAGGCGTCGATGTATTGCTGGTCGGTGACTCCCTCGGCAATGTTTTGCACGGCAGCGACACCACATTAGCGGTGACGCTGGGCGATATGATTTACCATACGCGGTGCGTGGCCCGAGGTGCCAGCAATGCTTTCATCATCGCCGACATGCCGTTCGGCAGCTATCAAAAATCACCGGAACAAGCTTTTGAAAATGCAGCGGCGCTCATCGCCGCCGGTGCGCAGATGGTCAAAATAGAAGGCGGCCAACTGATGGCCGCCACCGTCAGCTTCCTGACACAACGCGGCATCCCGGTTTGCGCGCATATCGGCTTAACGCCGCAATCCGTTCATCAACTCGGCGGATACAAGCTGCAGGGCAATACCGATAAAGCCGCCAAGCAATTGCTGGATGACGCCAAAGCCCTGGAAAAATCCGGGGCCGGCGTGATAGTTCTCGAACTCATACCGGCAAAACTGGCTAAGAAAATCACGCAGGCATTGACTATTCCGACCATCGGTATCGGCGCCGGACCCGATTGCGCCGGCCAGGTTTTGGTTTTGCACGATATGCTGGGTATATCGCAAGGTAAAAAACCACGCTTTGTTAAAGACTTCATGGTTAATTCCAACAGTATCCAGGAAGCAATAACCCAGTATGTAACCGCTGTTAAAACCGGGCAATTTCCTGGCAAAGAACACCAATTTTAA
- a CDS encoding S8 family serine peptidase: protein MLGEANAKGFVRVLILLDDTVTLERMDDERNSLPAVMEEKAQKVLSELGQNTLPSGHWNNGIGQMGAYVNESGLHILAASDQAISFVRDITHPYRIKAADADGSLDAVEKAIIADGFANVEIFLNVDSIDYDIDRSGKTVLSPSAAITAQAQTIKSAILNENHANGIKNLEDDFSARPVMRANIDRTAFHALIERDDIRAIRPTNYADPRVAQWPEEVLEAAKEFGEAEVMITLRGGDLFTPKTGYLSETAIKSQVAANRRALKDIIAQTGALDPDEESLSGANLGVLHSRLPFEALAKLYDSKDERILSVELNKPVAETSLTNSTNLMNLPQAWNKGYRAAGQNIVIVDTGVRKNHAFFTTGSTTRVTYEACFGTNGVGPGGVVYSSICPSANSLGDSPLGLAGSGAPNSNLTVCNSAPNHDCSHGTHVAGIAAGRQNPVLSPSNLQGVAPDASIISVQVFSYSTNPPKGSAFTSDIQAALGAIDQNTAGTSSPNTVNLSISSPSLYSSSSNCPTFYNSQVSNLNSKGIPVIASTGNNSNKGAISSPACTPLVIKVSSVKNDSTGTTLSNFANIISQSVFSGPILLAPGGEDGGTGIVSAHYANTIATVPISGTSMAAPHVAGFYAAIKAATPGTSVANATAWIVTTGSIPVTINLPGVGNQTFRRVRAPNF from the coding sequence TTGCTTGGCGAGGCAAATGCAAAAGGCTTTGTCCGGGTATTAATTTTGCTGGACGATACCGTTACGCTCGAACGCATGGATGACGAGCGGAACTCGTTACCCGCAGTAATGGAAGAAAAAGCTCAAAAAGTTCTCTCGGAACTGGGACAAAATACCCTGCCATCCGGCCACTGGAACAATGGCATCGGCCAAATGGGCGCGTACGTTAACGAAAGCGGTCTTCATATCCTGGCCGCAAGCGATCAAGCGATTTCTTTCGTCCGCGACATCACGCACCCATACCGCATAAAAGCGGCCGATGCCGACGGCAGTCTCGATGCCGTTGAAAAAGCGATCATTGCCGATGGCTTCGCAAACGTTGAAATTTTCCTGAACGTCGATTCGATCGATTACGACATCGACCGCTCCGGAAAAACCGTGTTAAGCCCTTCCGCGGCAATAACCGCGCAGGCGCAAACCATTAAGAGCGCTATCCTCAACGAGAACCATGCAAACGGAATCAAAAACCTGGAAGACGATTTTTCGGCGCGGCCGGTCATGCGCGCGAATATCGACCGGACCGCTTTCCATGCCTTGATCGAGCGTGACGACATACGCGCGATCCGCCCCACTAACTATGCGGATCCTCGCGTCGCGCAATGGCCGGAAGAAGTCCTGGAAGCCGCCAAGGAATTCGGCGAAGCGGAAGTAATGATTACCTTACGTGGCGGGGATTTATTTACGCCCAAAACCGGCTACCTGTCGGAAACGGCCATCAAATCCCAGGTCGCAGCCAATCGACGGGCTTTAAAAGATATCATTGCTCAGACCGGAGCGCTTGATCCCGACGAGGAATCACTATCGGGTGCGAATCTCGGCGTATTGCATAGTCGGTTGCCTTTCGAGGCTTTGGCCAAATTGTACGACAGCAAGGACGAAAGGATTCTCAGCGTCGAATTGAACAAACCCGTTGCCGAGACTTCGCTGACCAACAGCACGAATTTGATGAATCTGCCACAAGCATGGAACAAAGGCTATCGCGCCGCGGGGCAAAATATCGTTATTGTCGATACCGGCGTGCGCAAAAATCACGCTTTTTTCACCACCGGCAGCACCACCCGGGTTACCTACGAAGCCTGTTTCGGCACGAATGGAGTGGGTCCCGGTGGAGTCGTCTATTCGTCAATCTGCCCTAGCGCCAACAGCCTGGGCGACAGTCCGCTAGGTCTTGCCGGATCGGGAGCGCCCAATTCCAACCTCACCGTTTGCAATTCTGCACCGAACCATGATTGTTCGCACGGTACGCACGTTGCCGGAATTGCCGCCGGACGCCAAAACCCTGTTTTGTCGCCATCAAACTTGCAAGGGGTGGCGCCGGATGCCTCGATCATTTCAGTTCAGGTTTTTTCATACAGCACCAATCCCCCAAAAGGATCGGCATTTACTAGTGACATACAAGCCGCGCTTGGTGCAATCGACCAGAATACAGCTGGAACATCTAGTCCAAACACTGTAAACCTGAGCATTAGTAGCCCGTCTCTTTACAGTTCTAGTTCTAATTGTCCTACTTTTTATAACTCTCAGGTGAGCAACCTAAACTCTAAAGGAATTCCGGTCATTGCTTCGACAGGAAATAATTCTAACAAAGGAGCTATCAGCTCTCCCGCATGCACCCCTCTCGTTATTAAAGTCAGTTCCGTCAAGAACGATTCAACCGGTACGACGTTAAGCAACTTTGCAAACATTATCAGTCAGTCCGTTTTTTCGGGACCGATTCTGCTTGCGCCGGGCGGCGAAGACGGTGGAACCGGGATTGTTTCCGCGCATTACGCAAATACCATTGCGACCGTTCCGATATCAGGAACCTCCATGGCAGCCCCTCATGTAGCGGGGTTTTATGCCGCCATCAAGGCCGCAACGCCCGGCACCTCGGTCGCAAACGCCACGGCCTGGATCGTTACCACCGGCAGCATTCCGGTCACGATCAATTTGCCAGGCGTCGGCAATCAAACGTTCCGCCGCGTTCGCGCGCCGAACTTCTAA